The Scylla paramamosain isolate STU-SP2022 chromosome 20, ASM3559412v1, whole genome shotgun sequence nucleotide sequence GTTTCAATTGGAGATGTAGGTATGCTGCCTTAAAGTAACCCACAGAGCTAAGAGTAAAGAACAAGTAAGAGAAGAGGCATTTGACTGTTGTAGCACAGTCATATTTTATTAGAATTACAGGAAATTTAGTCATTGCAGATAGTTGATATGTTATGGGTTTAAGCTTCCTAGTACAACAGAGTGGGATGGGACAGATGTGGACTTCTTTACACGCCAGGCATTAATGAATTCTGCAGAGCTCTCTTGTTGAAGCATCTCCAAGTTTTTTTCACTCTGTCTTGTAATTTCTTCTTATAAAGTTTTGTGTTATTGCTGTAAAAGAATACTCATGGTGATACTTAAGCATTGGAGAAAAGACATGCCTGTGGTGCAAGCTTTGTGCAGATGTAGGCTGAGATGCTGCAGGTATGATGTGGGTGTGGGCATGTGAAGAGTAGACCTGCCAGGACCTCATGTGAGCAGAACAGATGATGCAAGTAATTAAATTTTATATAGAAGTTTTGGTGACTAGGAAAGGATGTGACAGGATGGATTGTGgaagtacaaataaaaaaattatttatagaGGTCTAAAATATGGAAATCACCAAAATCCAATTTTTGGTTACAGACATCTTTGCTTATTCACATTGTAATATTGATACATTACAGGATTGGGCAGTAATATTGTGAACTGCATTACTTTTAACATAATCAGAATATTCAGTGATGCATTTTCAACAGAACgtactctttatttattttttttttttattatatatatatatatatatatatatatatatatatatatatatatatatatatatatatatatatatatatatatatatatatatatatatatatatatacaactttgcctcttcttctttccctcctttatttcaaccagatggcaccattgctatcacatctatttctaaagctgaactcttcgctcaaacctttgctaaaaactctaccttggacgattctgggcttcttccctccctctcctccaccctctgactacttcatgctacctattaaaattcttcacaatgatgttttccatgcccttgctggcctaaatcctcggaaggcttatggacctgatggggtcccttctattgttcttcgaaactgtgcctccgtgcttgcaccttgcctagtcaaaactctttcagctctgtctttcaacatctacctttccttcttgctggaagtttgcctacattcagcctgttcctaaaaagggtgaccattctaatccctcaaactactgtcctattgctttaatttcctgcctatctaaagttttttaatctaacctcaacaggaagattcttaaacatctatcactttacaaccttctatctgatcgccagtatgggttctgtcaaggccgctctactggtgatcttctggctttccttactgagtcttggtcatcctcttttagagattttggtgaaacttttgctgttgccttggacatatcaaaagcttttgatagagtctggcacaaaactttgatttccaaactaccctcctacggcttctatccttctctctgtaacttcatctcaagtttcctttctgaccattctattgctgctgtggtagacagtcactgttcttctcctaaatctattaacagtggcattcctcagggttctgtcctgtcacccactctcttcttattattcattaatgatcttctaaacccaTAAGGTAAacattcttgtcctatccactcctacgctgatgataccaccctgcacttttacacgtcttttcatagacatccaacccttcaggaggtaaacatttcacacagggaagccacagaatgcttgacttctgatctttctaaaatttctgattagggcagagcaaacttggtattattcagtgcctcaaaaactcagttcctccatctatcaactcgacaaccTTTCaaacaactatcctctcttcttcagtgactctCAACTgacccccttttctacactgaacattgagaggtctgtcctttacttataatctgaactggaaacttcacatctcatctctagctaaaacagcttctatgaagttaggcgttctgagacatctccaccagtttttctgaccccccagcttctaactctgtacaagggccttgtccatccatgtatggagtatgcttcacacgtctggggggggttccactcatactgctcttctagacagggtggaatcaaaagctttttgtctcatcaactctcctcctctaactgactgtcttcagcttctatctcactgccgcaatgttgcatctctagctgtcttctaccgctattttcatgctaactgctcttctgatcttgctgattgcatgccttccctcctcccgcggcctcactgcacaagactttcttctttctctcacccctattctgtccacctttctaacacaagagttgaccagtattctcaatcattcatccctttctctggtaaactctggaactccctgcctgcttctgtatttccaccttcctatgacttgaattccttcaagagggaggtttcaagacacttatccttcaattttttaccactgctttggacccttttatgggactggcatttcagtgggcatttttttttttttttttttttttttttttttttttttgcccttggctagtgtccttcctgcataaaaaataaaaataaatatatatatatatatatatatatatatatatatatatatatatatatatatatatattatgtgtgtgtgtgtgtgtgtgtgtgtgtgtatttcaagaTTTGGAAAAATCTGAAATCAGTCAAGAATATTCCAGCATTTTTCAGATGGCCACATTTAGCAATATGTATCAGCATTTACAATCTCTTCTGTTACTGTCATTAAATTATTGTAGCAATTTCTATCTAGTTATAGCGTGCGGCTGCCCATCAGggcttttttttgcattataaTTTTTGAGAGGCCTGTTTCAAGTTCACATAAGTTAACCTTTGGGATGCGACAGATCACCAAACCatagttatgtacaaaaaacatAACCAATTAAAAAGAGATCTATCAATTTGAATAATGGTCGAACTTGAAATACCAGGGGATAacaaatttttgttattgttgaaaAGTTACCAGCACTCATCATGAGGGATCAATAAGTATCACAAAACAATTAGTGGAATTAGTATATTCAATGTTGTGTTGGTCACCTGCATCACTTAAGACCATTCATGTCCTCAGCTCGAGACCCAACAATCTTCTTCGgcaagagaggggaaggacatGAAGCTTCCAGCCGGCTCTGTTGTGTTGGCCATGGTTGATGAGGCAGGCTCCCTGGTGCCCCTTCCTCAGTTTAAAGTTGACCCTCAAGCCCTGACTGATGCCCTTGACCACACCCCAGAGGAAGATGTTGATGTTGAAACTGTCTCAGAGAAAACTCCAGGTATGTTACATTGTTAATTGAACTGAAATAGTTGTTGAAAGAAATTtagatatttatatttattattgtcattattatatgtttgtgataggaaggaaggtggtAGTCTATGTAATTGTTGTGGTAACTTGGATATATCGTGTCTTTCAGTTCTTGAGGCTGGTGATCTGGCCAGCCTCCTTGCTCAGTTTGAGGCATCAGAGGCTGTCAACACTCCGGGCAGTGACAGCCCTGGACCAGAGTGTGTGGCAGCTGGACCAAACAAGGAAACAGGAGTGACCACAGACAGCCTCCAGACCCCAAACACAGAGATCTCACAACATAAGAAGGCTTTGCAGGCCTCACCTACTCACCAGAACATTAAGGATGCACTTCCTAAGGAgataattgaaaaaataaaaggtaagtgtacttcttatttgtttgtgaGTGCATGCAtccatgcagagagagagagagagagagagagaggggggggggaagtcTTTCTTACCACAAGGATAAAGTGTATGAATGAAAGCCATGACAGTGACCATCCCCTGGATGGGATGACCAACAAGAGCAAATGTTTGATGATGGTTTTAGATAGATAGCTGTTTGCATACAGTTATGTTTTGGAATGACTAGTAATGCAtaatctcaaacacacacacacacacacacacacacacacacacacacacacacacacacacacacacacacacacacacacacacacacacacatgcaactGTTCTTTTATAATTGTGATATTTTGGAAGGCCTGTCCATTGCCTTTACAAAACCACCCATATCATTTCCTAAATTACTCCTGCAGTTTTCATAATTAGAGATGTCACAGTGAGGCtagtagatacctatcagcaccagcatttttaattgtctccgatttcctggggcaaaagggtgtcttagctaaatttgaaatcaatgtgcaggaaaagtacagcatgaattgctgcacaagtgtatctaaaattaaaaacataacccttaatattaatattcatacttactggtgtatgataaggctttgttaattgaattataaggtaaaactaaaaataggtaatgatttttttttaagtaagtatgaacagtaaaaataaaaggatgttgatttcggcttgtgcattttatctgggaatgttgaaaaatatcagatatcactgacacgtcctgtatatgaaagtaatcagtgaaataaaaaaaagaacagcaccgctggcggacgtacaacgtacttatcttgatcatgattcttcagttaaagaaagcgccgcgcgccgttaggaaagagtgtaaagtgtaaacaatagcctctcagttctgccgatacaaaggcctttaccttgctttactatatccagaatagggtatggctcgttctttcaggaattttcttaattccgctgtagtccatgattgtggtggtgatgtatccattgtgcagggtagtcgagtaagcgtggtcctgtgttttggtttgctcgctgcccaagtacccaaggatagtgatcgtactgcaaaaataaagtctgatataaaattatattttctttacattaaatggatttgcctgttgtttagtatgtgaaaatgcaagtatatattagtatacttccattgaggtcagtagaaaattacagattgcctgccttgatacacttataggctcttttaagaatatcatctgaaattatgaatagaggctcaaacaatgtcatgtgctgtcagttatcacgaaattaattgacttaaaattcagacacattactgtgcaacgatacacctttgtaagcttgtaaaaccttgccccaaaaagtatttattttccagcgagaattaaaaattctggcgctatctggtatcaaaacgctgacTGCAATGTCTCTAATTCCTTGATGTAGCTTTatatacaatgttttttttttttttttttttttttttttttttttttttcttctcccctctctccctcccagttACTACATTAGTTTTGCACCTAAGTTATACATGATTCAATTTGATTTACACAAGATGTTACTGTTGGACAGGTTTTCTCAAAACATTCCACTTTTGCGAAATGTGTTAGTTGTTAATCCCTAAGGATTTTACTACAGTTGTTAATTAAACTTATAAATACAGCATTACAgctgacactggccaagggcaaaaaaaaattcaattaaaaaaaaaaaaacccactgagatgccagtcccagaaaagggtccagagcagtagtcaaaaattgaaggataagtatcttgaaacctccctcttaaaggaattcaagtcataggagggtggaaatacagaagcaggcaggaagttccagagtttaccagagaaagggatgaattattgagaatactggttaactcttgcagtagagaggtggacagaataggggtgcagtgaggccatgggaggaggggaggcatgcagtcagcaaaatcagaagagcagttagcatggaaatagcagtagaagatagctagagatgcaacattgtaacgttgagagaggctgaagacagtcagttagaggagaggagttgatagatgaaaagcttttgattacaaGATGCATTCAAATTTAGACTGGACTTTCCTTGATGAAAAATTGCTTGGTATGTTTCATCATCATAAAATGTCGCTGTTTTCCAGCATCAACTAAGCGGAAAAGCACACAGATGTTATCAGAGCCAGTTGCAGTGCGCAAAGGAAGGGGAGCCAAGACAAAGGACATGAACAGTTCCCATCGCACCAAAGGGAGCCGAGCAGCGTCACAGCAGCCGCAGCTGCAGCCACCAGCAGGACCACAGCAGGTAGGAATCACATCATTTCTAGCTGCATCTTCAAGATATACTCCTAATTCCATACAGTTGCCAGAGATTGGGTACTTCTTTGCAAACACCTACAGCCATTTCTTATACTTTTAACACCACAGCACTTATAACTATTTCAAATTCATGAAGGTAGCATACATTTTCATCTTCAAATGTTTCAtcagttttcattcttttgaaCAACTCATATCCTGCTCCTAGTAATTTTTTGtatgcttctgtatttactaCCCTTGTGCACTTCATTACTTAGCTCTCACTTTCATTCACTCCCTTTACACACTCAGAATTTTCTCTTCCAGCTGTCTTGAATCTTCTTTGAATCAGCTATCAGCTTGGTATTATCTGCAAACAGCAACTTGCTTAGATTCCATTTACCTAACATTATTacatcctccttccttacaGATTTCATCCCTGATACATAGGTAGATTAACagctaggaagaggaagaggaattgggcatcaggattctctctctctctctctctctctctctctctctctctctctctctctctctctctctctctctctctctctctctctctctctctctctctctctcagtatattaCAACCTTTGAATGGTatcaggattctctctctctctctctctctctctctctctctctctctctctctctctctctctctctctctctctctctctctctctctctctctctctctctctctctctctctctcagtatattaCAACCTTTGAATGGTATCAGgattctccttccctcagttTATTGCAACCTTCAAGTGCAGGCTTAATAAAAATACTGCATTCTTGTTTAATGGACAAAATGCTACCTTATATTGCCATTTACTGTCATAAAATCAACAAGATTTCTTGTACTCACAGAGCCAAAAGGACCAGAGAGTGCCACCACCTTTGGACCATGACTACTGCTGCTCTACTGACAAAACCAAGCGGGGTAATCGAACGTCCTCGGATCGTCTGTTTAACAAGTTGCCGGACTATTACACCACAATACCCAGGAAAGATGGTGATGTCAAGAAGTCTGGCACCTCCTCTGATGATGGGCAAGATGATGTAGGGAAGAAAGACAGTGGTGTGGAGTCTGGTGATGTGAGTGATGCCAGCGTGGAAACTGAAGAAcgcaagaaagaaagcaaagattTCAAGATGTCCCAGGATCCTGCCAACACATCatgtgaaaggaaaaagggagataatGTTGACAAGGCAGATGTTTATAACAAATTGCCTGCTTATGTAACTGATATCAGCAATGTCAAgcccagggaggaggaggtgcaggaggaagcAGGCGCTGAAGTGAAAGCTGAAGAGAAGGAGCCTGACATCCAGAAGCAACAGGAGACCAAGAAGCACAAACGGAAACTGAATCTCTCTGAGTACCGGCAGAGAATTAAGAGTGCCCAGAGCAGCAGATGTccctctcctgcttcttctacCACCAGCACTGTTGCCAACAGTCCCCAGCAAGCCATTGAGGGTGTTGAGGGAACACCAATTCCCACTCAGACCATGGCTGAGGAGCAGGATGTCCAAGACCCACCTCAGGAACCCAAAAGTGCCTccaaagaggaaatggaggaaggtgaGCTGGAGGGAGACTCTGAACCTGAGATTCTGACCAGAGTGAATCCTGGTGCCATAAACAATGAAGGTTCTCCAGAGATAATTCCTGTACATCCAGACTCCAAAATTAAGAATGGTGAAAATACACTAGGAAGCCTGGTGTTTTTCAAAAATTCATCCACCAAACCTGACACACACTGGAAAGTTGGATCCCACCAAGGCTTGTCCTCCAGAAGATGGTCATCCTCcagcagaagcagaagtagaagcaggagcaggagcagaagtaggagtagaagtagaagtCACAGCAGGAGTCCAGTCCTCAACAAGAAGAGACACTCTCACAGACACCACCGTTCCTCtcgcagcaagaggaggaagagctacAGAGGATCCCATTCATCACAGTCTCCCAGGCCGTGGAGGAGGTGGTCAAGGTCACGTTCTCGTTCTAGGTCAAGAGGcagctcttcttcctcatcccacAGTCACAGTTACTCCAGCTCCAGATCCAGATCAAGATCCCGCTCACGTTCCTGCTCTTCCAAGACCAGAGACAGGTTTGTCAAGAAAGAAATTTGCCAACATTATTcaaaagaaaaatctgaaatCCTATTAACAGCTAATAGCATAGAATGTTGATGAAATGTCTAAGGAGTATGTGTGGAGTAAGTCGGATGTACAGTCAGAAATAAGGAAGTGAGGAGAATGAATGTTATGAGAAGCTTGGCAGGATGAGTAGAGCAATGTGTGctgagatggtatggacatgttgagaaaatgatgaatgatAGCCTGGTGAAGAAGATAGTAAAATCAAGTGTGAGAGGTATGAGCTTGTGAGGCAGGCCTTGTaagggatggatagatagtGTAAAGGAGACCTTGAAGTAGTGGTTCTTAACCTTGTTGGAGGTACTGAACCCCTTAAGTTTCATACATGCATTCACCAAACCCTTCAtagttggaaaaataaaatagtgcaCAAAATTAACTATGCACACATACCTCCACTGAACCCCTGAGACTGACCCACCAAACCTCTGGGGTTCACTTGAACctaggttaagaaccactgccttaaaaggaagaggattgaCACTGGAGCATAGTAAAATGACTGTGCATTACTGAACCAGATG carries:
- the LOC135110214 gene encoding serine/arginine repetitive matrix protein 2-like isoform X3, translated to MEVIDVDLGSSVNYLQDLTVSSDGSNLLDIIDQNIPGYHRVTKTDPFQDPTDDEPLCMRCPQLTTVLGAYQGSDSAMCEAVSLDLSPITEDFQKMYSDWQQHLGSLQASDEDFFTELTFSLAEKANGETSDEEELVVDEAVSHSVAVGRRQHQRRQRQRNESVCSFAGPCVAPDLLLAPDSGGTCISQVREEDIMTEIAGELDCSLLIEEPQGPPQVKQEKALKKDTEERRQMKGGKGKRGPSTTAKQEMEWDLGSSDVKREPFEVFKESIQGVEDVESDKVESQASDKELETQQSSSAREGKDMKLPAGSVVLAMVDEAGSLVPLPQFKVDPQALTDALDHTPEEDVDVETVSEKTPVLEAGDLASLLAQFEASEAVNTPGSDSPGPECVAAGPNKETGVTTDSLQTPNTEISQHKKALQASPTHQNIKDALPKEIIEKIKASTKRKSTQMLSEPVAVRKGRGAKTKDMNSSHRTKGSRAASQQPQLQPPAGPQQSQKDQRVPPPLDHDYCCSTDKTKRGNRTSSDRLFNKLPDYYTTIPRKDGDVKKSGTSSDDGQDDVGKKDSGVESGDVSDASVETEERKKESKDFKMSQDPANTSCERKKGDNVDKADVYNKLPAYVTDISNVKPREEEVQEEAGAEVKAEEKEPDIQKQQETKKHKRKLNLSEYRQRIKSAQSSRCPSPASSTTSTVANSPQQAIEGVEGTPIPTQTMAEEQDVQDPPQEPKSASKEEMEEGELEGDSEPEILTRVNPGAINNEGSPEIIPVHPDSKIKNGENTLGSLVFFKNSSTKPDTHWKVGSHQGLSSRRWSSSSRSRSRSRSRSRSRSRSRSHSRSPVLNKKRHSHRHHRSSRSKRRKSYRGSHSSQSPRPWRRWSRSRSRSRSRGSSSSSSHSHSYSSSRSRSRSRSRSCSSKTRDRWGYWRWGSSRKRHSPSGSRSGSSHYRGGRSRSRSRSPLWRGAGRSHSPSRTLPGRPRRPEDENRVKQVEERRVIYIGRISEGTTKAELRARFEKYGTIVDISVHFREHGDNYGFVTYKNRDEAYCAVEHGNDDPKLPHYDLCFGGRRAFCKVSYSDLDAEPAESYDGGLIARQADPLDFDSLLRAAMKRNIR
- the LOC135110214 gene encoding serine/arginine repetitive matrix protein 2-like isoform X5, which translates into the protein MVGRRPAYLREAPVSSGRGVWWSSYTQHTPMPVVTSDEEELVVDEAVSHSVAVGRRQHQRRQRQRNESVCSFAGPCVAPDLLLAPDSGGTCISQVREEDIMTEIAGELDCSLLIEEPQGPPQVKQEKALKKDTEERRQMKGGKGKRGPSTTAKQEMEWDLGSSDVKREPFEVFKESIQGVEDVESDKVESQASDKELETQQSSSAREGKDMKLPAGSVVLAMVDEAGSLVPLPQFKVDPQALTDALDHTPEEDVDVETVSEKTPVLEAGDLASLLAQFEASEAVNTPGSDSPGPECVAAGPNKETGVTTDSLQTPNTEISQHKKALQASPTHQNIKDALPKEIIEKIKASTKRKSTQMLSEPVAVRKGRGAKTKDMNSSHRTKGSRAASQQPQLQPPAGPQQSQKDQRVPPPLDHDYCCSTDKTKRGNRTSSDRLFNKLPDYYTTIPRKDGDVKKSGTSSDDGQDDVGKKDSGVESGDVSDASVETEERKKESKDFKMSQDPANTSCERKKGDNVDKADVYNKLPAYVTDISNVKPREEEVQEEAGAEVKAEEKEPDIQKQQETKKHKRKLNLSEYRQRIKSAQSSRCPSPASSTTSTVANSPQQAIEGVEGTPIPTQTMAEEQDVQDPPQEPKSASKEEMEEGELEGDSEPEILTRVNPGAINNEGSPEIIPVHPDSKIKNGENTLGSLVFFKNSSTKPDTHWKVGSHQGLSSRRWSSSSRSRSRSRSRSRSRSRSRSHSRSPVLNKKRHSHRHHRSSRSKRRKSYRGSHSSQSPRPWRRWSRSRSRSRSRGSSSSSSHSHSYSSSRSRSRSRSRSCSSKTRDRWGYWRWGSSRKRHSPSGSRSGSSHYRGGRSRSRSRSPLWRGAGRSHSPSRTLPGRPRRPEDENRVKQVEERRVIYIGRISEGTTKAELRARFEKYGTIVDISVHFREHGDNYGFVTYKNRDEAYCAVEHGNDDPKLPHYDLCFGGRRAFCKVSYSDLDAEPAESYDGGLIARQADPLDFDSLLRAAMKRNIR
- the LOC135110214 gene encoding serine/arginine repetitive matrix protein 2-like isoform X4 — its product is MEVIDVDLGSSVNYLQDLTVSSDGSNLLDIIDQNIPGYHRVTKTDPFQDPTDDEPLCMRCPQLTTVLGAYQGSDSAMCEAVSLDLSPITEDFQKMYSDWQQHLGSLQTSDEEELVVDEAVSHSVAVGRRQHQRRQRQRNESVCSFAGPCVAPDLLLAPDSGGTCISQVREEDIMTEIAGELDCSLLIEEPQGPPQVKQEKALKKDTEERRQMKGGKGKRGPSTTAKQEMEWDLGSSDVKREPFEVFKESIQGVEDVESDKVESQASDKELETQQSSSAREGKDMKLPAGSVVLAMVDEAGSLVPLPQFKVDPQALTDALDHTPEEDVDVETVSEKTPVLEAGDLASLLAQFEASEAVNTPGSDSPGPECVAAGPNKETGVTTDSLQTPNTEISQHKKALQASPTHQNIKDALPKEIIEKIKASTKRKSTQMLSEPVAVRKGRGAKTKDMNSSHRTKGSRAASQQPQLQPPAGPQQSQKDQRVPPPLDHDYCCSTDKTKRGNRTSSDRLFNKLPDYYTTIPRKDGDVKKSGTSSDDGQDDVGKKDSGVESGDVSDASVETEERKKESKDFKMSQDPANTSCERKKGDNVDKADVYNKLPAYVTDISNVKPREEEVQEEAGAEVKAEEKEPDIQKQQETKKHKRKLNLSEYRQRIKSAQSSRCPSPASSTTSTVANSPQQAIEGVEGTPIPTQTMAEEQDVQDPPQEPKSASKEEMEEGELEGDSEPEILTRVNPGAINNEGSPEIIPVHPDSKIKNGENTLGSLVFFKNSSTKPDTHWKVGSHQGLSSRRWSSSSRSRSRSRSRSRSRSRSRSHSRSPVLNKKRHSHRHHRSSRSKRRKSYRGSHSSQSPRPWRRWSRSRSRSRSRGSSSSSSHSHSYSSSRSRSRSRSRSCSSKTRDRWGYWRWGSSRKRHSPSGSRSGSSHYRGGRSRSRSRSPLWRGAGRSHSPSRTLPGRPRRPEDENRVKQVEERRVIYIGRISEGTTKAELRARFEKYGTIVDISVHFREHGDNYGFVTYKNRDEAYCAVEHGNDDPKLPHYDLCFGGRRAFCKVSYSDLDAEPAESYDGGLIARQADPLDFDSLLRAAMKRNIR